A region from the Dehalococcoides mccartyi CG5 genome encodes:
- a CDS encoding elongator complex protein 3: protein MKKLSRTISGVTPVAVMTKPLPCPGKCIYCPTFAATPQSYTPESPAVLRAKSCEYQAYKQVALRLRIIQDMGHPTDKVELIIMGGTFLSADITYQYGFIKDCYDALNGVVAGSLEEAKTINETAQHRCVGLCIETRPDICGKAEIQRMIDFGTTRVELGVQMLDDDIYKLVERGHRVSDVAEATCLLREYGLKVHYHWMPGLPGSSPEKDLALSRMVFEDPRFCPDGLKLYPTMVVEGTILEQWWKEGRYTPYPNGTMTGLIADIKALVPPYVRISRVLRDIPAVFISAGLKDSLRDGVRQILESRHQKCRCIRCREYGHRQRKGQTSGEPTLRRLDYPASGGKEIFLSFEDASDTLYGLLRLRIPCASLPVLGQKYGAKTGLVRELHVYGTELSLGEQGDQSAQHRGLGRKLLAEAECLARDEFGLDSLAILSGVGAREYYRSLGYELVAGYMCKHLD from the coding sequence ATGAAGAAGCTTTCCCGAACAATATCAGGTGTTACCCCGGTGGCGGTTATGACCAAGCCGCTACCATGCCCCGGCAAGTGCATTTATTGCCCCACTTTTGCCGCTACTCCCCAAAGCTATACACCTGAATCTCCGGCTGTTTTGCGGGCTAAAAGCTGTGAATACCAGGCTTATAAACAGGTTGCCCTTCGCCTGAGGATAATACAGGACATGGGACACCCTACGGATAAGGTTGAGCTTATAATCATGGGTGGCACTTTCCTTTCGGCAGATATCACTTACCAGTACGGCTTTATTAAAGATTGCTACGACGCTTTGAACGGAGTGGTGGCCGGCAGTCTGGAAGAAGCCAAAACCATAAATGAAACCGCCCAGCACCGCTGTGTGGGTTTATGTATTGAAACCCGTCCGGATATTTGCGGGAAGGCCGAAATACAACGGATGATAGATTTCGGGACTACCAGAGTGGAACTTGGCGTCCAGATGCTGGATGATGATATTTATAAGCTGGTTGAACGGGGACATAGGGTTTCAGATGTGGCTGAGGCTACGTGTCTTCTGCGTGAATACGGCCTTAAAGTGCATTACCACTGGATGCCCGGACTTCCCGGCTCTTCTCCTGAAAAAGATCTGGCACTTTCCCGGATGGTGTTTGAAGACCCGCGGTTTTGCCCTGACGGGCTTAAGCTTTATCCCACTATGGTAGTGGAAGGAACTATACTAGAACAGTGGTGGAAAGAGGGAAGGTACACCCCCTATCCCAATGGCACCATGACCGGGCTGATTGCGGATATCAAAGCACTGGTGCCGCCTTACGTGCGTATTTCACGGGTACTTCGGGATATACCGGCTGTATTTATTAGCGCCGGCCTCAAAGACTCCCTGAGGGACGGGGTTCGCCAGATACTGGAAAGCCGCCACCAGAAGTGCAGGTGCATACGTTGCCGTGAATACGGCCACCGCCAGCGGAAAGGGCAGACCAGCGGTGAACCTACCTTAAGGCGTCTTGATTATCCTGCCTCAGGTGGCAAGGAGATATTCCTTAGCTTTGAAGATGCCTCTGACACTCTGTATGGTCTGCTCAGATTGCGTATACCCTGTGCATCGCTGCCTGTTCTGGGTCAGAAATATGGTGCTAAAACAGGGCTGGTGCGTGAACTGCATGTGTATGGCACAGAACTTTCACTTGGGGAACAGGGAGACCAGTCTGCCCAGCACCGGGGTCTTGGACGGAAACTGCTGGCGGAAGCGGAGTGTTTAGCCCGTGATGAATTCGGTCTTGACTCACTGGCTATTTTAAGCGGGGTGGGTGCCAGAGAGTATTACAGGTCACTGGGGTATGAACTGGTGGCTGGGTATATGTGCAAGCACTTAGACTGA
- a CDS encoding methyl viologen-reducing hydrogenase, whose amino-acid sequence MVRVAEEWFAVCGGCELSLLDIGEPLLDVLPHLEIVHMPVLMDHKLLGQCGDGKKLEIPEADLGIITGGIRNEENRELALEMRKKCKIIVALGTCACFGGIPALANLSTTEEMMEQIYSKEKGTEKSDSPSDKSLPKMLDRVYAVDEMIKVDIHLPGCPPTPTHIAELLGAVLEGKSFALPERSVCDTCPTIREKQSTGGPIKRSLQNAQFTPGRYDNMRCLNEQGLFCLGPVTKAGCNRILGADPSEEIPRCIKAYMPCRGCFGPIRQGSNPTADMMGSLSYIGRDPKEIVDRVATINRFIGSGRLRPQDK is encoded by the coding sequence ATGGTCCGTGTTGCTGAAGAATGGTTTGCAGTATGCGGAGGGTGTGAGCTCTCTCTACTGGATATAGGCGAACCACTGCTGGATGTTTTACCCCACTTGGAAATAGTTCATATGCCTGTTCTTATGGACCATAAACTTCTTGGACAGTGCGGCGACGGCAAGAAACTGGAAATCCCCGAAGCTGATCTTGGCATAATTACCGGCGGTATCAGAAATGAGGAAAACCGGGAACTGGCTCTGGAAATGCGCAAGAAGTGCAAGATAATAGTAGCCTTGGGTACGTGTGCCTGTTTCGGTGGTATCCCCGCTCTGGCTAATCTTTCCACTACCGAAGAAATGATGGAACAGATTTACAGCAAGGAGAAAGGCACTGAAAAGTCTGATTCTCCCAGTGATAAATCCCTCCCCAAAATGCTTGACCGTGTTTACGCCGTAGATGAAATGATCAAAGTAGATATTCACCTGCCAGGTTGTCCTCCCACACCCACCCATATAGCTGAACTGCTGGGTGCGGTACTTGAAGGTAAAAGCTTTGCACTTCCCGAAAGAAGTGTTTGTGATACTTGCCCCACCATACGCGAAAAACAATCTACCGGCGGACCTATCAAACGTTCTTTGCAGAACGCCCAGTTTACCCCCGGCCGATATGACAATATGCGCTGTCTGAACGAACAGGGGTTATTCTGTTTGGGACCGGTTACCAAGGCCGGTTGCAACCGTATTTTGGGTGCTGACCCTTCAGAAGAAATTCCCCGCTGTATAAAGGCTTATATGCCTTGCCGCGGCTGTTTCGGGCCTATCCGGCAGGGTTCTAATCCCACTGCCGACATGATGGGTTCTTTAAGCTATATCGGGCGTGATCCAAAGGAGATTGTTGACCGGGTGGCCACCATAAACCGCTTTATCGGTTCGGGTAGACTCCGCCCGCAGGATAAGTAA
- a CDS encoding Ni/Fe hydrogenase subunit alpha codes for MKQITIQPVTRIEGAAKVVISLDDSGNVSDARMHIIELRGFEKFCIGRPVEEMPRITPRICGVCPLSHHLCSAKACDSVFGVTPPSAGRKLRELANATAYLEEHILHFFFLAGADLVMGPGENYSMRNVFGIAQKMPELGQKVIRSRHLASKMLDYLLGKDIHPVAAVAGGFSKPLTETEREKMMEMAKELLEFSKFSIAYAKENLFSKYEGLIKEIGVIKTGFLGTVDKNGALNQYDGNLRLMRPDGKFTEFAPKDYLDHITERVEDWSYAKFPYAKELGEFNMDLDNPSGIFRVNTLARINACDRIATPLAQKELEEFRAKFGRPAQQSLLFNWARLIELLYNAERVIELLSDPEITSTNTRVPVTPKAGRGVGCVEAPRGTLIHDYTTDENGLVTDANLVVATVMNNAAINMSVKQAAQTLIKGGKYNETILDEIEMVIRAYDPCLSCSTHELNGKVAVRLDIVDANGQLVQTYSN; via the coding sequence ATGAAGCAGATTACAATTCAACCGGTTACCAGGATTGAAGGTGCCGCCAAGGTTGTTATAAGCCTTGATGATAGTGGTAATGTATCTGATGCCCGCATGCATATTATAGAGCTTCGCGGTTTTGAAAAATTCTGTATAGGGCGTCCGGTAGAGGAAATGCCCCGTATTACCCCGCGTATCTGCGGTGTTTGCCCGCTTTCCCACCATCTGTGTTCTGCTAAGGCCTGTGACAGTGTTTTCGGGGTTACCCCGCCGTCTGCCGGCCGCAAACTGCGTGAGCTGGCTAATGCCACCGCTTATCTGGAAGAACACATTCTCCACTTCTTCTTTTTAGCTGGAGCAGACCTTGTAATGGGTCCGGGTGAAAACTACTCCATGCGCAATGTTTTCGGTATAGCCCAGAAGATGCCTGAACTGGGGCAGAAGGTTATCCGTTCGCGCCATCTGGCCTCAAAAATGCTTGATTACCTGCTGGGAAAAGATATCCACCCGGTAGCGGCTGTGGCTGGCGGGTTTTCAAAACCGCTTACTGAAACTGAACGTGAAAAAATGATGGAAATGGCTAAAGAGCTGTTGGAGTTCTCCAAGTTCTCCATAGCTTATGCCAAAGAAAATCTTTTCAGCAAATATGAAGGCCTGATCAAGGAAATTGGTGTTATCAAGACCGGCTTTTTGGGTACGGTGGATAAAAATGGTGCTCTAAACCAGTATGACGGCAATCTTCGCCTTATGCGTCCTGATGGCAAGTTTACCGAATTTGCCCCAAAAGATTACCTTGATCACATTACCGAACGGGTAGAAGACTGGAGTTACGCCAAATTCCCTTATGCCAAGGAGCTGGGTGAGTTCAATATGGATTTGGACAATCCCTCCGGCATTTTCCGGGTAAATACTCTGGCCCGTATAAATGCCTGTGACCGGATTGCTACCCCTCTGGCTCAAAAAGAACTGGAAGAATTTAGGGCTAAATTCGGCCGTCCTGCCCAGCAATCACTCCTTTTCAACTGGGCACGCCTGATAGAGCTTTTATACAATGCAGAAAGAGTGATAGAGCTTCTTTCTGATCCCGAAATTACCAGCACCAATACCCGCGTACCGGTAACTCCCAAAGCCGGTCGGGGAGTGGGTTGTGTAGAAGCCCCCCGCGGCACTCTTATCCACGACTATACTACGGACGAAAATGGTCTGGTTACCGATGCCAATCTGGTGGTAGCTACTGTTATGAACAATGCTGCTATAAACATGTCCGTAAAACAAGCCGCCCAAACTCTTATCAAGGGTGGCAAATACAACGAAACTATTTTAGATGAAATTGAAATGGTTATACGGGCTTATGACCCTTGCTTGTCCTGCTCTACTCACGAGCTTAACGGCAAAGTAGCGGTCAGGCTGGATATAGTTGATGCAAACGGCCAGCTGGTCCAGACTTACTCTAACTAA
- a CDS encoding hydrogenase maturation protease, whose translation MDYLPEYCSRPVVVFGCGNILYGDDGFGPAVADYLNTHSRVPSFACVMDVGTAIRELLFNIIISDTKPKVIVLVDAMETGLGVGEMGLLTVDQVSPEKINDFSLHLMPTLNMLKELHADGGVRIDVLAVKPEYIPLEMEQGLTGKVQKAVAETARYIVDTYFSQPLL comes from the coding sequence ATGGATTATTTACCGGAGTATTGTTCCCGTCCGGTGGTTGTATTCGGTTGCGGAAATATACTCTATGGTGATGACGGTTTTGGCCCGGCTGTGGCAGATTACTTAAATACCCATAGCCGGGTTCCTTCTTTTGCCTGCGTTATGGATGTGGGCACAGCTATCCGAGAGCTTTTATTTAACATAATAATAAGCGACACCAAGCCTAAAGTTATAGTTTTGGTAGATGCTATGGAAACAGGGCTGGGAGTAGGGGAAATGGGGCTATTAACGGTAGACCAGGTATCTCCGGAAAAGATAAATGACTTTTCTCTACACCTTATGCCCACTCTGAATATGCTAAAAGAGCTTCATGCTGACGGGGGCGTGAGAATAGATGTACTGGCAGTTAAGCCTGAATACATTCCCCTTGAGATGGAACAGGGGTTAACCGGAAAAGTTCAAAAAGCGGTAGCCGAAACAGCCCGTTATATCGTGGATACCTATTTCAGCCAGCCGCTTCTTTAG
- a CDS encoding peroxiredoxin family protein: MKSKLIALSFLLLSSLCLSACSQTTPVPADNGEQPVAGIKINNLAPDFSLKNLTGQEIRLSNLQGSGVILNFWKISCSYCKQEMPFFEAAYLKNKALPSGIKILMVNITENKSLIEQFLKDNRFTFPVLLDTTGATGQTYNANYIPITYFINAEGIIKAIKFGAFFSQTDFDNQLNKIN; encoded by the coding sequence ATGAAAAGTAAACTTATAGCCCTCAGTTTCCTGCTTCTTAGTAGCCTTTGCCTGTCCGCCTGCAGCCAAACCACGCCAGTTCCGGCTGACAATGGTGAACAACCTGTGGCAGGCATTAAAATAAACAATCTGGCACCTGATTTTTCCCTGAAAAACCTTACGGGTCAGGAAATAAGGCTAAGTAACCTGCAGGGTTCAGGGGTAATTTTAAACTTCTGGAAAATAAGCTGCAGTTACTGCAAACAGGAAATGCCTTTCTTTGAAGCGGCCTACCTAAAAAACAAGGCTCTCCCCAGCGGCATTAAGATTCTTATGGTAAATATAACAGAAAATAAATCACTGATAGAGCAGTTTCTGAAGGACAACCGGTTTACCTTTCCGGTACTGCTGGATACCACCGGTGCTACAGGGCAAACCTATAATGCCAATTATATTCCCATTACCTATTTTATAAATGCCGAAGGCATAATAAAAGCCATAAAATTCGGGGCATTTTTCAGCCAGACAGATTTTGATAACCAGCTAAACAAGATAAACTAA